GATCGGGATCATCGCACATCATCTGGGCTCGGACCTCGATACAGTGCTCAGGAGCCATGCAGGCAATGGGATGGCCGAACTGACGGAGGCTGATGCACCCAAAGCAGGCCTGCCAGACAGCGTCGCCAACGATGATGTCAGCACACCAACAACCAAACATCACAAGGGAGTGCCCGCTCATGGCTAATTCCGATATCTCGATCGACACGGCTCAGGTGATGAACGTGAAGCTCAAGACGCTGGCCCTTGCAGTGGCAGGAAGGACGGGCGCAGACATCGAGCGCCTCATCCGTGAGGCTCGCCAAAAAGCCCGGCGTGAACGACGGCCACTGTCCTACGATGACATCGAGACCGCACTCACGGCTGGCCAGGCAGCAATGCCCCCTGATCTGGTCTGGCGTATTGCTATCCACGAGTGCGGGCATGCGCTTGCTTATGAGCTGAGTGGCATCGCTGACGTTCAGACCGTGTCTATCGGCTTCGGCAATGGCGGCTTTGTCGAAAGCAGACGCAAAGAGGGCATCATCGAGAACGAAGCCTGGCTTGACCAATTCCTCACCTGCATCCTGGCAGGCCGGGCGGCCGAGAAGCTGGTCTTTGGCGACACCGTGATGGGCTCAGGCGGCAACGAGCTGTCTGATCTCGCCCGAGCAACAAAGCTCGCAACCGATGCAGAAGCCGCCTGCGGGTTTGGCAAGACCGAACCGCTGCTCTATCGCTCAGTGCAAGATCAGCCGTCGATCCTCTCGATTGATCGACAGCTGGCGCAGCAGGTTCATGCTCGTCTTGAGGCTGCTGAGCACCGGGCTACGGAACTCTTGTCGAGAAACCGCGTTGCGCTGCTGGCTCTGGCCACCCGGCTTGCCCAGGCCAAGGTGCTGGACGGCTCTGAAGTAAAGGCCTTGCTCAGCGCTGAAGCAACCGCTGCAGCAGAGAATCCGGATAACATCACGCCATGAAACCGCGATTCACTATGCCGTTTTTGCGTTGCCAGACCCGGCTCTCTCGATTCCGTTCTCGGCCCCGACGTTGCTGAAGTCAGCCTTGGCGATTCGGAACCCTGCCCCCGCGTTGCAAAGTTGCGTTCCGGCGATTCAGACTTCCGTCTTTGTGTTGCTGAACCAGGTCCAGGCGATTCACACCTCTGTCCCTGCGATTCCTGTGCAAACGCCGTGACGGTCTGGGCAGCATACACTTTGGCAAACACCGATATCTGCCAGAGCGGGAGCCTGCAGCAACCTTGTTTATGCCGTCTCCTACGAAGCGGCAGTCGTCAGCTCCGGCTAAAGACGTGGCCGCCAACCGCATATCTACGTATCGGCCTGGAGGGCTTACAACGTTCGTCGATTCGTGAACCCGCCACCGTTGTTAACAGGACGGCCTGGTTGGCAGGATGGTGCTGCCCCTTCTGCAACAGACCATGGGCAAGCTGTCTCAAGTTGCCGTCGCATCAAGACGATGCGTGATGACGTGCGGACAACCTAAAACAACTCATCTCAATTTATCCTGTCGCGATTCTGAACCCTGCCACATCGATTCAAAATCAGAGTTCGACGATTCTGTTGCAAACGGTGTTTGCGTATGAGGCCGATTCTGAGGAATGATGCTACAGGGAGAGATATCCAGCCAAGAGGAGACAGTAAGATGGGGAGGAAGCCAAAGAAGCAGCGAACCGAAGAGCAGCGTATCCGTCAGGCTGAGCTGCGCAGCGCGGCGAAGAAAGCGAGGCGGCCGGACCGGGATGACATTGCGCGCATGCTGCTCTGGCAGATGATATCCAGTGTTCAAAAGAAGAGCGCAGACAAGCGCGACAGCCGCGAGATGCTCGACAAGCTGCGCAACCAGATTGTCGACGGGTTGGAAGCTCAGGGCTTTGACGTACGCGAATCCGAGGACGTGTTCGAGGGGCTCACAAAGCGATATGCCAATGGCATCTTCCCGTTTCGCCGCAAGCTACATCTCAAACCTGGAACTGATAAGGGCGAATAAGGCGGGCGTGCATGCTGAACCATGAGAGCGAGAAGGCTGCTGCGCTGGCTGCCTAATTGATCCCCCATCAGCCACATTCCACGACCGTATTTGAGCGGCCAAAGCCTGAACCCATGCAAACGGCGTTACGGTGATTCTTGCTGTCTTCCTCCCGTTACTTCATTAAACGGCGTTTGCAGAGGAATCGCTGATTTGAACTGCCGCCTAAATACAAATTCCTATTTGTGCCGCTGCCCGAGTTTCGTTGACCGGGTACGTCCAGGTTCGCTGGTTACCCATCGACCCTAACATCGCACGTGGCCTCAACTGCTGGTCTTTTTCCGTGTCTTCCGTGGCGTATGCGAAACGACCTGCTGCAGCAGCCGAATTTTGGCAGGCTTGATCCCCGATGTCGGTGTCGGGAGTTCCGCAAGAGCCGCCTCCATCAAGCGAAGGCGTGCAACCTGTGAGTAGGTGCCTTCATTCACGTCATCATTCAAATGACCAAGAATGTCCTTGCGGATTTCTGATCCCACTCCCGCCTGTTTCATTTCATTGTTGCACCAGTGGCGGAACGAATGAAAAACCTTTCGCTGTTCCTTCGCCCGTGGCAGCGCAGCCTCTTTCATCTTTTGCCAGTCATCGTTGAACACATCCCCCATCGGGGTTGCTTCTGCGACTGCCACGAGTTCCGGAAACAGCAGCGTGTGTTTTGCTTGTTTCAATGCGGCAACATAGTCGAGGAACCCCAACCGAATAAGTTCGGGGTGGATTGGAATGTGTCGTTTCGATGCTTCTGACTTCAATCTGCGAACCTCGGTCGGGACAAACTTGAACCCCCAAATTCCTTCGAACTCGATGATTTCATCAAGCTGGAAACCGCAGATTTCCTCACGCCTTGCACCCTGGTAAGCGCCGATGAGTGGTACCCAGTAGCGTGCGTCATGAACAATCTCTCCGCCCGCATGGCCGTCATCACCATCCGAGGCTGCACCGGTCCAGATCGGAAGACCGAACAGGGCCTGAAGATCACCGGTGGTGAAGGCAGGGCGTCCGTTCTCCGAGTTCCCGCGTCCCTTCGCGCGAAGTTTGGAGATGCCATCGTAGCTCTCCCACGAATGGCCATAAGCTTTGCACATGCCCGCAATATTGGCCATGTTGTTCATGTGGCGGTTGATCGTCGCCCTACTCAGGCCAACCTGATCCTTGGGAAGTTTTTCTGCGCGAGCAAGGATTTCCTTGACCGGAATGATATGGTCGCGTGGAGATTTTCCATAATTCTTGGGGAATTTGAGCAGGACATCGCGAAACTGCGCAAGATGGTTTTGACCGACCCGGTTCGGGTTGCCGTGGCCAAGGAAGCGCTCAAAGAGCTTGGCAAGCTGGACGTGTTGCTTGAGTGTTTTGCTTTCCCACTCGCCGAGGGTCACCTTCGCATTGCCGGCAGCTGTGACGATATCAACCAGGCTTTGAGAGCTCTCATCTTCGATGTCATCGATGTTGTCGAGATCTGTGACTTCGTCGTCGACTTCGACCTCAGCGAAAACTGGAGCCGTTTCTGGTACTATAACTGGGGCAGGGGTCTCCGGCCGCACTTGAACTGGAACGTCGATTTGGGCCGCGGGAACTTGGGCGATCGGGGCACCACCGTCATCAAAGGGAAGTGATTGGGCAACCGGATTTCGCGCTTCTTCAAGAAGTGCAGTTTGGGCGAGCAGCACGTCGTCATCACGCAGACCTGTCCAGCGGCGACTGGGATTTAAAAGTGCTGCCGCCATGCCGCGCAGATAGAGCTGCTCGGCCTGTTGCATATTTACCTTCGTCTCGGGAATGTTGAACTCTTTTAAAAGTCCTGCAATCCGGTTGCGATTGGGTGGTATGGGCCCGCGTTCACGAAAAGTCGCAACCGCCCGCGCAATCATTATGATCGTTTCCCCGTCAAGTCCTGCAGCCATCATCTCCTGTCGCTCGATCTCGCCCACCTGAGCAGTGATGCCTTGAGCCGCGAACAGGCGATATGTCCAGCCGACCACGATGTCCATGGTCCGTCCGTTCGCAACACTTTCGCCATAGGCGATCTCTGCTGCGACGACACTATCAAGCTTGCTGCTGCATGAGATGACCACTTTGGTCAGGATGCGTCGGGCGTCTTCAGCAGAGATCATGACTTGTCTCATCTCGTGGAGCAGGTGCTCGCTGGACCGGGTAACCTCGGCAGCGATTGAGCGGGCACAGTGCAGCGACTTCGTCCGCAGGCTGATCTCAATGTTTGACGCCTGACCTGCCCGTTGCTGAACTGGCATTCGCCGTCGCCACCAATAGACCGCTCCGCGCCGGAACACATATTGAACACGTCTCATGCCAACCTCCATTTGGAGGTGACCGTTGTCCCAATTTTGCGCCGTCAGGCAGCAATGTCAGACACCCGTGAGGGACACTCGTGGGGGACAATACTGTCCATCAGACGCCAAAATTGATCCCCAGCTAACAGAAAAACGCTGGAAAATCAATCATGAACAGAGCTGGAAGAGGGAGATTGGCTGTGCATTTTTTCTTTGGCGAACCAGTCTCTGGTGTCATGTGCCGAAACTGGAGAGTTTCCGCGGCGCAGGATCACGTCGGGTCGTTGAAATCATCGAAAATTCAATGGCTTGGTGGGGTTGCGAGCAGTCATCCTCGGCGTCTCGGGTTGCAATTTCGCCTTCGAATCTCGCGTTTTGTGTGCTGTAGAGCGGGAAGTTACGGTGAAATCCTTGCAGTTACGCGGGATGACATTGCTGTTGAATGGGACCAGATTGCCGTTACGTGGGATAGGATTGCAGTTAGGTGGGATCACATTGTCGTTGGGCGGGATTGGTGTTCCCGTTCCCGGGAATACCATGGCGTTACGCAGGCGGATTTGGCGCGGATTGCAGGTTGGTGATTTCGAATTGTCATTTGGCAAGCGGCTTCACCCTCGGTTTCGCACTTATCTCCACTTTTGATCGAGACGTCGCCACTGCGGACAGCGACCAGGCGGGATCAGGTGCTGGCAGACCATTGGTCCGGGAACGGGATCAAATCCGCGCGGCATAACAAAATGGGATTTTGATCCAGTTCGTGTGGAGAACAAGAAATCACTTCGTTCCAAAAACGGACTTCAAAACGCTGTGTTTTGGAAAACCATTCTAATTTTGTTTGTTCTGGTTTGTCCCGAAACTGTCAACCTCAAAACAAATCAAATTTGAAACGGCTTCAAAGTCCGTAGGCGGCCGTTTGATCTGGCAGCCTGTTGGGTGCTCCGCATAACGGAAACAGTTTTGCGTTCTGCACTACCCCCTGTTGCGACGTCAGCTCGCGTTCCGGTATTGTTTACTCAGTTCCCGAGTTGCCAGAATCCCAAACACCTTATCCGCCGTGTGGTGGAGAACATGGAGAATGCAGATGCATCCGCCAAGCGAAGACTCATGTCTTGAACAAATATGCCCAATCGATAGTCTCGTGCCCTATGCTAACAATGCCCGGACCCATTCGAAGAAACAGATCAGACAGATCGCCGACAGCATCAGGCGGTTTGGTTTTTGCAATCCGGTTCTGATCGCCGACGACCATACAATCATCGCGGGTCATGGGCGGGTCGAAGCCGCAAAGCTGATCGGGATGACAGAAGTGCCTGTGCGCAAACTCTCGCATTTGTCGCGGGATGAGGTGCGGGCCTATATCCTGGCGGACAACAAGTTGGCCGAGAATGCCGGCTGGGACCGCGATCTGCTCGCGATCGAAATGCAGGGCCTCATGGATCTTGATTTTGATATCGAGGATCTCGGTTTCTCCACCACAGAGATTGACCTGACCATTGGTGGAGAGATCAGCGGCGCCAGCGAACCCGATCGTTTGCTCGATGCGATCGAGCCGGTGGGACCAGGACCTGCAGTGACGCGCGCAGGGGACCTCTGGCAACTTGGGCCGCACCGTCTTCTGTGCGGCGATGCCCGATCTCATGAGGATATTGCACGCCTGTGCGAGGGAAAGCCGGCAGCTCTGCTGTTCACCGATCCGCCTTACAATGTAGCCATTGATGGCCATGTCAGTGGTCTGGGCAGGATCAAACATCGCGAGTTTGCGCTGGCGTCGGGCGAGATGGACGAAACTACGTTTGCGGCTTTCCTGAAGGAATCCCTGGGTGCAGCAGCCTCACAATTGAAGGACGGCGCCATTGCCTATGTCTGCATGGACTGGCGGCACATGCGTGAACTGCTTGAAGCAGGCCATGCGGTCTTTGATGAACTGAAGAACCTTTGCGTCTGGAACAAGACCAATGGCGGCATGGGGTCGTTCTACCGCTCCAAGCATGAGCTGGTCTTCGTATTCAAGAAGGGAACCGCAGCTCACATCAACAATTTTGGCCTTGGGGATACCGGACGCTATCGAACCAATGTCTGGGACTATCCGGGCATCAGTTCTCTCGGC
The DNA window shown above is from Hoeflea phototrophica DFL-43 and carries:
- a CDS encoding ATP-dependent Zn protease, with protein sequence MANSDISIDTAQVMNVKLKTLALAVAGRTGADIERLIREARQKARRERRPLSYDDIETALTAGQAAMPPDLVWRIAIHECGHALAYELSGIADVQTVSIGFGNGGFVESRRKEGIIENEAWLDQFLTCILAGRAAEKLVFGDTVMGSGGNELSDLARATKLATDAEAACGFGKTEPLLYRSVQDQPSILSIDRQLAQQVHARLEAAEHRATELLSRNRVALLALATRLAQAKVLDGSEVKALLSAEATAAAENPDNITP
- a CDS encoding site-specific integrase translates to MRRVQYVFRRGAVYWWRRRMPVQQRAGQASNIEISLRTKSLHCARSIAAEVTRSSEHLLHEMRQVMISAEDARRILTKVVISCSSKLDSVVAAEIAYGESVANGRTMDIVVGWTYRLFAAQGITAQVGEIERQEMMAAGLDGETIIMIARAVATFRERGPIPPNRNRIAGLLKEFNIPETKVNMQQAEQLYLRGMAAALLNPSRRWTGLRDDDVLLAQTALLEEARNPVAQSLPFDDGGAPIAQVPAAQIDVPVQVRPETPAPVIVPETAPVFAEVEVDDEVTDLDNIDDIEDESSQSLVDIVTAAGNAKVTLGEWESKTLKQHVQLAKLFERFLGHGNPNRVGQNHLAQFRDVLLKFPKNYGKSPRDHIIPVKEILARAEKLPKDQVGLSRATINRHMNNMANIAGMCKAYGHSWESYDGISKLRAKGRGNSENGRPAFTTGDLQALFGLPIWTGAASDGDDGHAGGEIVHDARYWVPLIGAYQGARREEICGFQLDEIIEFEGIWGFKFVPTEVRRLKSEASKRHIPIHPELIRLGFLDYVAALKQAKHTLLFPELVAVAEATPMGDVFNDDWQKMKEAALPRAKEQRKVFHSFRHWCNNEMKQAGVGSEIRKDILGHLNDDVNEGTYSQVARLRLMEAALAELPTPTSGIKPAKIRLLQQVVSHTPRKTRKKTSS
- a CDS encoding site-specific DNA-methyltransferase; the encoded protein is MHPPSEDSCLEQICPIDSLVPYANNARTHSKKQIRQIADSIRRFGFCNPVLIADDHTIIAGHGRVEAAKLIGMTEVPVRKLSHLSRDEVRAYILADNKLAENAGWDRDLLAIEMQGLMDLDFDIEDLGFSTTEIDLTIGGEISGASEPDRLLDAIEPVGPGPAVTRAGDLWQLGPHRLLCGDARSHEDIARLCEGKPAALLFTDPPYNVAIDGHVSGLGRIKHREFALASGEMDETTFAAFLKESLGAAASQLKDGAIAYVCMDWRHMRELLEAGHAVFDELKNLCVWNKTNGGMGSFYRSKHELVFVFKKGTAAHINNFGLGDTGRYRTNVWDYPGISSLGANRDEELAMHPTVKSVALIADAIRDCSKRGDTVLDVFGGSGSTLIAADQCGRAARLIEIDPLYCDTIIRRFERITGEPARLTETRTSFAKVAIARMDAHDSGNGSDLCASTEIGASELSGSCSSSVNAAGGDQ